In the Lascolabacillus massiliensis genome, one interval contains:
- the dnaJ gene encoding molecular chaperone DnaJ, producing the protein MAGKRDYYEVLEVPRNASAEEIKKAYRKKAIQYHPDKNPGDKASEEKFKEAAEAYEVLSDENKRARYDQFGHAGVGSSASSGFGGGGMSMDDIFSQFGDIFGGHFGGFGGFGGFGSSQRGRRVNRGSDLRVKVKLTLKEILNGVEKKIKVKKYVSCSHCDGNGSENGNSVSTCTTCNGSGVVTRVANTILGQMQTSSTCPTCNGDGKTITKKCSNCNGEGIVREEEVISIKIPAGVAEGMQLSMSGKGNAARRGGVNGDLLIVIEEEEDPNLIRDENDVIYNLFLSFPTAALGGTVEVPTIDGIAKVKIDPGTQPGKVLRLRNKGLPTVNGYGKGDQLIHVNVYVPENLSAKERKQMEEFEKSESFSPSATARKSVFNKFRKMFD; encoded by the coding sequence ATGGCCGGTAAAAGAGATTATTACGAAGTTCTGGAGGTACCCAGAAATGCATCAGCTGAAGAGATAAAAAAGGCCTACCGAAAAAAGGCAATTCAGTATCACCCGGATAAGAATCCAGGGGATAAGGCTTCTGAGGAAAAGTTTAAGGAGGCTGCCGAAGCTTATGAAGTATTGAGTGACGAGAATAAACGTGCAAGATACGATCAGTTTGGACATGCAGGTGTAGGCAGTTCTGCATCAAGCGGTTTTGGTGGTGGAGGGATGTCAATGGACGACATCTTCTCTCAGTTTGGAGATATTTTCGGAGGACACTTTGGTGGATTTGGCGGTTTCGGGGGCTTTGGCAGTTCTCAGCGCGGAAGAAGGGTTAACAGGGGTTCTGATCTACGAGTGAAAGTGAAGCTTACACTAAAAGAGATTCTTAACGGAGTTGAGAAAAAGATTAAAGTTAAGAAATATGTCTCTTGTTCCCACTGCGATGGTAATGGCTCTGAAAACGGTAACTCTGTATCTACATGTACCACATGTAATGGTTCAGGGGTTGTAACACGTGTTGCAAACACTATACTTGGTCAAATGCAGACTTCATCAACCTGTCCTACCTGTAACGGTGATGGAAAAACAATAACAAAAAAATGTTCTAACTGTAATGGTGAAGGTATAGTAAGGGAGGAAGAAGTTATATCTATAAAGATTCCTGCAGGTGTAGCTGAAGGTATGCAGCTTTCTATGTCCGGAAAGGGTAATGCTGCACGTAGAGGCGGTGTAAACGGTGATTTGCTGATAGTAATAGAAGAGGAGGAAGATCCAAATCTTATCAGAGATGAAAATGATGTGATATATAATCTGTTCCTTAGTTTCCCAACTGCAGCACTTGGTGGAACCGTGGAGGTGCCAACAATTGATGGTATAGCTAAAGTTAAAATTGATCCGGGAACACAACCGGGTAAGGTTTTACGCCTGCGAAATAAGGGACTGCCCACTGTTAATGGATATGGAAAGGGAGATCAGTTGATACATGTAAATGTATATGTACCGGAGAATCTTAGTGCTAAAGAGCGTAAGCAGATGGAAGAGTTTGAGAAATCAGAGAGCTTTTCTCCTTCAGCAACCGCACGTAAAAGTGTGTTCAATAAATTCAGAAAGATGTTCGATTAG
- a CDS encoding nucleotide exchange factor GrpE, with translation MKRGTGQHDSAKDSEKDIKDNLTENSDNSAKEEVNKDSGEQEDIDEYTKLKSEYDELQKSHEDLNDSFLRLNAEFDNFRKRTIKEKAEIIKNGGERVLLNIISLVDDFERALDSLHQSEDKDAMLEGMDLIYSKFISFLKQNGVEEIESVGMPFDADTFEAVTTVPAQDESQKGKVIDCIQKGYKLNDKIIRFPKVVVGE, from the coding sequence ATGAAACGTGGAACAGGTCAGCACGATAGTGCTAAAGACAGTGAAAAAGATATTAAGGACAATTTGACAGAAAACAGCGATAATTCAGCTAAGGAAGAAGTAAATAAAGATTCCGGGGAACAGGAGGATATTGACGAGTATACAAAGCTTAAGAGTGAATATGATGAGCTTCAGAAAAGTCATGAAGATCTGAATGACAGTTTCCTAAGGTTAAATGCTGAATTTGACAATTTCAGAAAAAGAACTATAAAAGAGAAAGCAGAGATCATAAAAAATGGAGGTGAGAGAGTTCTGCTTAATATTATATCATTAGTAGACGATTTTGAACGTGCACTTGACTCTTTGCATCAGTCAGAGGATAAGGATGCAATGCTTGAGGGCATGGATCTTATTTATTCAAAGTTCATCAGCTTCCTAAAACAAAATGGAGTAGAAGAGATCGAATCTGTAGGCATGCCTTTTGATGCTGACACTTTTGAAGCTGTTACAACCGTACCAGCACAAGATGAGTCACAGAAAGGTAAAGTGATTGATTGTATACAAAAGGGTTATAAATTGAACGATAAAATTATTCGTTTCCCTAAAGTAGTTGTAGGAGAATAA
- a CDS encoding HD domain-containing protein, which yields MDPNIIIRKYYKEGTKLYDIYMSHCSDVTKKALDIVNKHPELAVDVKFIEEAGMLHDIGIFKTKAPHIACMGDMPYICHGYLGRELLTEEGYPKHGKVCERHTGTGLSLETILNRNLPIPKRDMRPQSLEEQIICFADKFFSKSQLGKEKPLKKIRQSLSRHGWHQVEIFDEWCELFL from the coding sequence ATGGATCCAAATATAATTATAAGAAAGTACTATAAAGAAGGAACTAAATTATATGATATCTATATGTCTCATTGTAGCGATGTGACAAAAAAGGCTCTTGATATAGTTAATAAACATCCTGAGCTGGCTGTAGATGTTAAGTTTATAGAGGAGGCAGGAATGCTTCATGATATTGGGATTTTTAAGACCAAAGCTCCTCATATTGCATGTATGGGAGATATGCCATATATATGTCACGGTTATCTGGGACGAGAGCTATTGACCGAAGAGGGGTACCCTAAGCATGGTAAGGTGTGTGAGAGACATACAGGTACAGGACTAAGTCTTGAAACAATCCTCAACAGGAACTTGCCAATTCCAAAAAGAGATATGAGACCCCAAAGTCTTGAGGAGCAGATAATCTGCTTTGCAGATAAATTTTTTTCAAAATCTCAGTTGGGAAAAGAAAAACCATTAAAGAAGATAAGACAAAGCCTGAGCAGACATGGTTGGCATCAAGTAGAAATTTTTGATGAATGGTGTGAATTATTTCTTTGA
- a CDS encoding TonB-dependent receptor produces MKKFIIITLIVVLFNNYIKADNNITDQTDANIYGHVLDKKTNEHLPYATVKLQGTTIGITTDGTGHYFLRNLPTGNFTLEVSMIGFKTVSREVNIEAGKTIEINFELEESSTSLNEVVVSANRNETTRRTAPSLVSVLDMQTLDVTNSKTLSDGLKFQPGLRVENNCQNCGTTQVRINGMEGSYSQILIDSRPMIGALAGVYGLEQIPANMIERIEIIRGGGSALFGANAIGGTINIITREPIRNSGEFSHTLSSINSSGSLENNTTFNASLVNDTRNAGIMVYGQHRLRDGFDIDGDSFTELPSLKNRSLGFRSFLKTGVYSKLTLEYRNIHEFRRGGDRLDLKPYESFITEQVEHYINSGSLSFDKYSSDQKSKLNLYTAASHTERASYYGAGTPFNNNVPAIEPGMSQDEIESINEIIKNNQARLNSFGTTSELTYQIGGHYIRSFSNLWFMPADLTAGAEYLGSELDDISGYRTEKISQKTYTLSGFIQNEWKIEMWSFLVGGRLDKHNLVDNAIFSPRINMRYNPTENINFRLTYSAGFRAPQIFDENLHVDIAGGKQIVRILSEKLKEERSNSVSGSVDFYHQIDNNRLLNLLIEGFYTKLNNPFTDVRLGNEIVIENASSGAMVYGMNLEGRIALNNKLDLQAGATFQKSLYEEERKWWEPETPEEEELDKVIPTKRMMRTPDSYAYLVITLAPTDKFTASLSGNYTGSMLVPHDAGFGVEGVDKFSTVYITEKSPSFFELNTKIAYTINVYHDTKLELNAGIQNIFNSFQKDFDTGAGRASNYIYGPGMPRTFFIGTKILL; encoded by the coding sequence ATGAAGAAGTTTATAATAATCACTCTGATAGTTGTACTATTTAACAACTATATCAAAGCGGATAATAACATTACAGATCAGACAGATGCAAATATTTATGGCCATGTTTTGGATAAAAAAACCAATGAACATCTCCCATATGCAACAGTTAAACTGCAGGGCACAACAATTGGGATAACTACAGATGGTACTGGCCACTACTTTTTAAGAAATCTTCCCACAGGCAATTTCACTCTTGAAGTGTCTATGATTGGATTCAAGACAGTTTCAAGAGAAGTAAACATTGAAGCCGGAAAAACAATAGAGATAAATTTTGAACTGGAAGAGTCGTCAACTTCACTTAATGAAGTGGTTGTATCTGCAAATAGAAATGAGACAACAAGAAGAACTGCACCATCACTAGTCAGTGTTCTCGATATGCAAACATTAGATGTAACAAATTCAAAAACATTGTCGGATGGACTTAAATTTCAACCCGGATTAAGAGTTGAAAATAATTGCCAGAATTGTGGAACTACACAGGTTAGAATAAATGGTATGGAAGGTTCATATTCACAGATTCTCATCGACTCTCGGCCGATGATTGGAGCACTAGCTGGTGTTTATGGTCTGGAACAGATACCTGCTAATATGATTGAACGAATTGAAATAATTCGTGGAGGCGGATCTGCCCTTTTCGGAGCCAATGCCATAGGAGGAACAATTAATATTATAACGCGGGAACCTATTAGAAACAGTGGTGAGTTCTCTCACACCTTATCAAGTATAAACAGCAGCGGTAGTTTAGAGAATAACACAACATTTAATGCCTCACTTGTAAATGACACTCGAAATGCAGGTATAATGGTTTATGGTCAGCACCGCCTAAGAGATGGGTTTGATATAGATGGAGATAGCTTTACAGAGCTGCCCTCGTTAAAAAACAGGTCACTCGGATTTAGATCTTTCCTTAAAACAGGTGTATATTCAAAGCTTACCCTTGAATACAGGAATATTCATGAGTTCCGGCGTGGTGGAGACAGATTAGATCTTAAACCTTATGAAAGTTTTATAACAGAGCAAGTTGAGCATTACATTAATAGTGGTTCTCTGAGCTTCGATAAATATTCATCTGATCAAAAAAGCAAACTTAATCTCTATACAGCTGCCAGTCATACGGAAAGAGCAAGTTACTATGGTGCAGGTACTCCTTTTAATAATAATGTACCTGCAATTGAACCAGGTATGTCTCAAGATGAAATCGAAAGCATAAATGAAATAATAAAGAACAACCAAGCACGATTAAATTCCTTTGGTACAACATCTGAACTCACCTATCAGATTGGAGGTCATTATATCCGATCGTTCAGCAATCTGTGGTTCATGCCGGCTGACCTTACTGCCGGAGCTGAATACCTTGGGAGTGAACTTGATGATATAAGTGGCTACCGAACAGAGAAAATTTCACAGAAAACATATACATTAAGTGGATTCATCCAAAATGAATGGAAAATTGAAATGTGGAGCTTTCTTGTTGGTGGAAGACTTGATAAGCATAATTTAGTGGATAACGCAATTTTCAGTCCTAGAATTAATATGCGGTACAACCCAACCGAAAATATTAACTTCAGACTTACATATAGTGCGGGTTTTCGTGCGCCTCAGATATTCGATGAAAACCTCCATGTGGATATTGCAGGAGGTAAACAGATAGTGAGGATACTCTCTGAAAAGCTGAAAGAAGAGAGATCAAACAGTGTTAGTGGCTCGGTAGATTTCTATCATCAGATAGATAACAACAGACTATTAAACCTGCTTATCGAGGGATTCTATACAAAACTAAACAACCCTTTTACTGATGTAAGACTTGGAAATGAAATTGTTATAGAGAATGCAAGCTCTGGAGCGATGGTGTATGGTATGAACCTTGAAGGCAGAATTGCATTAAACAATAAACTCGATCTGCAGGCAGGGGCTACATTTCAAAAAAGTCTGTATGAAGAGGAGAGAAAATGGTGGGAACCTGAAACACCCGAAGAGGAAGAATTAGATAAGGTAATACCTACGAAAAGAATGATGCGAACACCTGACAGTTATGCATATTTAGTGATAACTTTAGCTCCAACAGATAAGTTTACAGCCTCTTTGTCGGGCAACTATACTGGCAGTATGCTTGTGCCTCATGATGCAGGTTTTGGTGTAGAAGGTGTTGACAAGTTCTCTACAGTTTATATAACTGAAAAATCTCCATCATTTTTTGAACTCAATACAAAAATTGCATACACTATTAATGTTTATCATGACACAAAGCTTGAGCTGAATGCTGGCATTCAAAACATTTTCAACTCATTTCAGAAAGATTTTGATACCGGTGCAGGAAGAGCCAGCAACTACATTTATGGACCTGGAATGCCAAGAACATTTTTCATAGGTACAAAAATATTGCTCTAA
- a CDS encoding hydrogen peroxide-inducible genes activator: MNIQQLEYIIAVDNYRHFSKAAEASFVTQPTLSMMIQKLEEELGVKIFDRSQLPVQPTEIGERIIDQARVAVAQVNHIKEIILEEKGIVKGVFRLGIIPTISPYLLPKLMQVHRDNNYDIRIIISELTTDQILKGLSNDSLDGGILATPLKEPSINETPIYYEQFFAYVSPLERSLYAKNALDEDDLNATKLWLLDEVHCFRTQILHLCNLKKRKGANQSIFSYEAGSIDTLINIVDENEGLTVIPEMAIANLSEKQKKNVRPFKNSTPVREVSLVTRKEFIRERLINIIVDEVKEAVPKSLQDEAMKKYVIPL, from the coding sequence ATGAATATACAACAGTTAGAATATATTATTGCAGTAGATAACTATCGCCATTTTTCCAAAGCTGCAGAGGCATCGTTTGTAACACAGCCAACACTGAGTATGATGATTCAAAAGCTGGAGGAGGAGCTGGGAGTAAAAATATTCGATCGTTCACAACTGCCTGTTCAGCCAACAGAGATTGGAGAACGTATTATCGACCAAGCCCGCGTTGCTGTTGCTCAGGTTAATCATATAAAGGAGATAATTCTGGAGGAGAAAGGTATCGTAAAAGGGGTGTTCAGACTCGGAATAATTCCTACTATCTCTCCCTATCTTTTGCCTAAACTCATGCAGGTTCATCGTGACAATAATTATGATATCAGAATAATTATTTCAGAGCTTACAACCGATCAGATATTAAAAGGTTTATCTAATGATTCTCTTGATGGTGGAATTCTGGCTACTCCGCTGAAAGAACCTTCGATAAATGAAACCCCAATCTATTACGAACAGTTTTTTGCATATGTTTCACCACTTGAGCGATCTCTGTATGCAAAAAATGCATTGGATGAAGATGATCTGAATGCTACTAAGTTATGGTTGCTTGACGAGGTGCATTGTTTCAGGACGCAGATTCTTCACTTGTGCAATCTTAAGAAAAGAAAAGGTGCAAATCAATCCATTTTCTCCTATGAAGCGGGCAGTATCGATACACTTATAAATATTGTAGATGAGAATGAGGGTCTGACTGTTATTCCAGAAATGGCTATCGCCAACCTCAGTGAGAAGCAAAAAAAGAATGTAAGACCATTTAAAAACTCAACTCCTGTACGTGAAGTCAGTCTCGTAACCCGTAAGGAGTTTATCCGCGAAAGGTTGATCAACATTATTGTTGATGAAGTGAAGGAGGCTGTGCCAAAATCTCTCCAGGATGAGGCAATGAAAAAATATGTAATTCCGTTATAA
- a CDS encoding dihydroorotate dehydrogenase-like protein: protein MTTSLQTTFAGLKLKNPIIAASSGLTNSINKIIELENSGVGAIVLKSLFEEQIENHSEKLSQIADYPEAADYINTYVQMNHMDKYLDLIRSAKKRCSVPIIASINCYKMARWTEFAKTIQDAGADGLELNLFVLNAGEFGDTYLEDTYVNIVRELKKVIHIPVVIKMAKNISNLPGLVSKLKALRADGIVLFNRFYQLDIDIKTLELVPGPVFSNPSDFSDTLRWTAIVSGRVPDFDIACSYGVHSWEDVIKGILAGAGAIQLCSTLYENGLETVDHILTCIEEWMNQNNYTNIEEFKGKLNYANIKSPYLYERVQFMKYFSNYK from the coding sequence ATGACTACAAGTTTACAAACAACATTTGCGGGGTTAAAACTAAAAAATCCCATAATTGCTGCAAGCAGTGGGTTAACAAATTCTATTAATAAGATTATAGAACTGGAAAACTCAGGTGTGGGAGCAATAGTTTTGAAATCTCTTTTTGAAGAGCAGATTGAAAATCATTCAGAAAAACTATCTCAGATAGCAGATTACCCGGAAGCTGCAGATTACATCAATACTTATGTTCAGATGAATCATATGGATAAATATCTTGATTTAATCAGATCGGCAAAGAAGCGTTGCAGTGTGCCAATTATTGCAAGTATAAACTGCTATAAAATGGCAAGATGGACTGAATTTGCAAAAACTATTCAGGATGCAGGAGCTGATGGTTTGGAACTTAACCTGTTTGTTCTAAATGCCGGTGAGTTTGGAGATACATATCTTGAGGATACATATGTTAATATTGTCAGGGAACTAAAAAAGGTTATCCATATACCGGTTGTAATCAAAATGGCAAAGAATATCAGTAATTTACCGGGACTTGTTTCAAAGTTGAAGGCTCTTAGAGCTGATGGTATAGTGTTGTTTAATCGTTTCTATCAGCTTGATATTGATATTAAGACTCTGGAGTTAGTACCAGGTCCGGTTTTCAGCAACCCTTCTGATTTCAGTGATACTTTAAGGTGGACCGCAATAGTGTCGGGTCGAGTGCCTGATTTTGATATTGCCTGTTCATACGGTGTTCATTCATGGGAAGATGTAATTAAGGGAATTCTTGCAGGTGCTGGAGCAATACAATTATGCAGTACATTATATGAAAACGGTTTGGAAACAGTTGATCATATCCTTACATGTATTGAAGAGTGGATGAACCAAAACAACTATACAAATATTGAGGAGTTTAAGGGTAAATTGAACTATGCAAACATAAAGAGTCCATACCTGTACGAACGTGTACAGTTTATGAAGTATTTCTCAAACTACAAGTAA
- a CDS encoding YggS family pyridoxal phosphate-dependent enzyme translates to MSIRSKIEALKETVPSNVKIVAVSKFHSNEEIMEAYNAGQRLFGESRVQELVQKQQELPKDIEWHFIGNLQRNKVKQIAPFVTLIHSLDSERLMREIEKQGSANNRVIPCLLQIHIADEDTKSGFSPEECRKFLSEGRWRECRHVKISGLMGMATFTEDEKKVKNEFDQLKSLFDEFKDLHFKDDADFKEVSMGMTGDYPLAIESGSTIVRIGTLIFGSR, encoded by the coding sequence ATGAGTATAAGATCAAAAATAGAGGCGTTAAAAGAGACTGTTCCATCGAATGTAAAGATTGTTGCTGTTTCCAAATTTCATTCAAATGAAGAGATTATGGAAGCTTATAATGCCGGACAGCGATTGTTTGGCGAGAGTCGTGTACAGGAGCTTGTGCAAAAACAACAGGAACTGCCAAAAGATATTGAGTGGCATTTCATTGGGAATCTGCAGCGTAATAAAGTAAAACAGATTGCCCCTTTTGTTACGTTAATTCATAGCTTAGATAGTGAGAGGCTAATGCGTGAAATTGAGAAGCAGGGTAGCGCCAATAACAGGGTAATACCATGTTTGCTTCAGATACATATTGCAGATGAAGACACTAAATCAGGATTCTCTCCCGAAGAGTGTCGCAAGTTCTTGTCAGAAGGCAGATGGAGAGAATGCAGGCATGTGAAAATTTCGGGCCTCATGGGTATGGCCACATTTACTGAAGATGAAAAAAAGGTGAAAAATGAGTTCGATCAGCTTAAGTCGCTTTTTGATGAATTCAAAGATCTTCATTTTAAAGATGATGCTGATTTTAAAGAAGTTTCAATGGGAATGACCGGCGACTACCCCCTCGCAATTGAGTCAGGGAGTACAATTGTAAGAATAGGGACACTTATATTTGGAAGTCGCTGA
- a CDS encoding DUF4494 domain-containing protein: MYNWFECKLRYDKMLETGIQKTVTEPYLVDALSFTEAEARIIEEIRPFISGEFTVSDIKRVKYSDSFFNETGDRYYKAKLYYITLDEKSGSEKKTAVNMLVQASELKEAVEIIEAEMKKTMIDYSIASVTETAIMDVFPYTGDKVTNKEE, from the coding sequence ATGTACAACTGGTTTGAGTGTAAACTGAGATATGATAAAATGCTGGAGACCGGCATTCAGAAAACTGTTACAGAGCCTTATCTGGTGGATGCGTTGTCATTTACCGAAGCTGAGGCAAGAATTATAGAAGAGATCAGACCCTTCATTTCGGGCGAATTTACTGTGTCTGATATTAAGCGAGTTAAATATTCAGACTCATTTTTTAATGAAACAGGTGATAGATATTATAAGGCAAAACTGTATTATATAACACTTGATGAAAAAAGCGGTTCAGAGAAAAAAACTGCTGTAAACATGCTCGTTCAGGCATCTGAACTTAAAGAGGCAGTTGAAATTATTGAGGCTGAAATGAAAAAAACTATGATAGACTATTCAATAGCGTCTGTCACAGAGACAGCTATTATGGATGTTTTCCCATATACGGGCGATAAGGTTACTAATAAGGAAGAATGA
- a CDS encoding DUF554 domain-containing protein — protein sequence MIGTIVNTVAVLVGGLLGLVLNKKMPGRVTSIYFQAIGLFTLAIGATMAVSMEKILIIVSSLAIGSLLGEWWNLEKGAEQLSEYLKKRFKIGSERFSEGLVTAFLLFCVGSMTILGTIQEGTGGSPDLLYTKSMMDFFSAILLASAFGVGVAFSALPLFLFQASLTLFAMFASHFFTDDIILGLTNVGGILLIGLGINILEIKKLRIMNMLPSLVIVVLLLWIFN from the coding sequence ATGATTGGAACCATTGTAAATACAGTAGCGGTACTGGTGGGCGGACTACTAGGTCTTGTTCTCAATAAAAAAATGCCTGGAAGAGTTACATCAATTTATTTTCAGGCAATTGGACTTTTCACTCTTGCAATAGGAGCCACTATGGCTGTGAGCATGGAAAAAATACTTATAATAGTTAGCAGTCTTGCTATTGGTTCTCTCTTGGGTGAGTGGTGGAACCTGGAAAAAGGTGCAGAACAGTTGAGTGAGTACCTTAAAAAGCGCTTCAAAATTGGGAGTGAGAGGTTTTCAGAGGGATTGGTTACTGCTTTTCTTTTGTTTTGCGTAGGTTCGATGACTATACTTGGCACTATACAGGAAGGAACAGGAGGGTCACCTGATCTCCTTTATACTAAATCGATGATGGATTTTTTCTCTGCAATACTCCTGGCTTCTGCATTTGGAGTAGGTGTAGCATTTTCTGCTCTGCCACTTTTTTTATTTCAGGCATCATTGACGCTATTTGCCATGTTTGCATCCCATTTTTTCACTGATGATATTATACTGGGACTAACCAATGTAGGAGGAATATTATTAATAGGATTAGGTATCAACATACTTGAAATAAAGAAACTCCGCATTATGAATATGCTTCCCTCTCTGGTTATAGTGGTGCTGTTACTATGGATTTTTAACTAA
- a CDS encoding amino acid permease — translation MQKKDQKLGLWLLVFIALGSMIGSGIFNSPKDLISSANPQGAMIAWLIGGFGALMLALVFVYLAARKPELKSGIYAYARDGFGDFMGFNSAWGYWSLGWLGNIGFIVLFFKTFNDLLGDKAISPLQAFIIGSLIIWIFFFILKAGIREGAILNFIVTTAKLIPVILIIVLGVLLVKSDLFIVENWQTRLASTGEPISPTIQIKSAMAIILWCFVGMEAASVLSGRAKSQKIVRLTIIISLLIVLGVYMLITFIAMSSIPADKLAASETPLALVLEQTAVGAAGGVIVKLGIMVSVLGASFSWIMLSVETLYVAAVDNVLPRIFKKVNKNGTPVTVLLITQGFTQIFLISILSPKLNETYLAAITIATTLALIPYLLSSLYAVKIAMINRKRESLHHLIIALLGTIYSLYVIFAVGIKYLILSLLFYAIGSLLFIKAKREQKKQPKPWEWAVIVLLLIGSLIITGLIFSGKIIL, via the coding sequence TTGCAAAAGAAAGATCAGAAGTTAGGTTTATGGCTGTTGGTTTTTATAGCCCTCGGATCGATGATTGGATCCGGCATATTTAATTCTCCTAAAGATCTCATCAGTTCGGCTAATCCACAAGGTGCGATGATTGCCTGGCTTATAGGTGGATTCGGAGCTTTGATGCTTGCTCTGGTATTTGTTTATCTCGCAGCAAGAAAACCAGAATTGAAAAGTGGTATCTATGCCTATGCCCGTGATGGGTTTGGCGATTTCATGGGATTCAATTCAGCATGGGGATACTGGTCGTTAGGCTGGCTTGGCAACATTGGATTTATCGTACTATTTTTTAAGACATTTAATGATCTGCTGGGCGATAAAGCTATTTCACCCCTACAAGCTTTTATTATTGGTTCACTTATTATCTGGATATTCTTTTTTATACTGAAAGCGGGTATAAGAGAAGGCGCCATACTTAATTTCATAGTAACAACTGCAAAGCTGATTCCTGTTATTCTTATAATAGTTCTAGGTGTTTTACTGGTAAAAAGTGATCTCTTCATTGTAGAAAACTGGCAAACAAGACTTGCCTCAACAGGTGAACCAATATCGCCCACGATACAGATTAAAAGTGCAATGGCAATTATTTTATGGTGTTTCGTGGGAATGGAGGCAGCATCGGTATTATCTGGAAGAGCCAAAAGTCAGAAGATTGTCAGACTTACTATTATAATCTCTCTGCTTATTGTGCTTGGGGTATATATGCTGATCACTTTTATTGCAATGTCCTCTATACCGGCAGATAAATTAGCAGCATCTGAGACTCCTTTGGCACTGGTTCTTGAGCAGACTGCGGTAGGTGCAGCCGGAGGAGTGATAGTGAAGCTTGGAATTATGGTTTCCGTGCTTGGTGCAAGTTTCTCCTGGATTATGCTGTCGGTTGAGACACTATATGTTGCAGCAGTTGATAATGTTCTTCCCCGTATATTTAAAAAGGTAAACAAAAACGGAACCCCCGTAACTGTACTTCTGATTACTCAGGGTTTTACTCAAATATTTCTTATTTCAATATTGTCGCCTAAACTAAACGAGACATATCTGGCTGCTATAACAATTGCAACTACGCTGGCGCTTATTCCCTATTTACTGTCATCACTTTATGCTGTAAAGATTGCAATGATTAACAGAAAAAGGGAATCATTGCATCATCTTATTATTGCACTGTTGGGTACGATCTACTCTCTTTATGTAATATTTGCCGTAGGTATTAAATATCTTATTCTTTCCTTACTATTTTATGCCATAGGATCACTTCTCTTTATAAAAGCAAAAAGAGAGCAAAAAAAACAGCCCAAACCTTGGGAGTGGGCTGTTATAGTTTTATTGCTAATTGGATCACTGATAATAACCGGTCTGATTTTTTCAGGGAAAATCATTCTCTGA